In Trichlorobacter lovleyi, the DNA window CCGTTTGGCAAGCAGCCCCTGGCCGATGGTGTTGTTGACCTTGTGGGCACCGGTGTGGTTCAGGTCTTCCCGCTTCAGGTAGATCCTGGCGCCACCCAGCTGGCGGGTCAGTTTTTCGGCAAAGTAGAGCGGTGATGGCCGGCCGACATATTCCCGCAGGTAGTACTGAAACTCCTGCTTGAACTCCCTGTCGTTGCGGTAATGGGCATAGGCCTCTTCCAGTTCCTTCAGGGCGGGCATCAGTGTTTCCGGCACATAGCGTCCGCCGTGGATACCAAAGTGGCCTCGTTTATCAGGTTGTTTCATGACTAGGGACTTCCTTTGCGTTGCGGATAAACTCCCGCACTTTGTCTGCATCTTTTTTGCCGGGTGCGGATTCAACCCCGCTGGAGACATCCACCCCGTAGGGACGTACCTGGCGGATCGCCTCTGCTACATTGTCCGGGGTCAGCCCGCCTGCCAGTACGATCCGGTGACTGCGTGCCACCGCCTCACGGGCGATCTCCCAGTTAAAGCTCTTGCCGGTGCCGCCATAGAATGACGGAGAGTAGGCATCCAGCAGGCAGCCGGACATCCGGTAGTCGGCCACCGGATCAAGACAGGTCAGGGAGCGGATCCGAAAGGCCTTCATGACCCGCTGTTCGATCTTTCTGCAGTAGTCCGGTGTCTCATCACCATGCAACTGCACCAGTCCCAGTCTGCAGTTGCGGCTGACCTGGTTGACGATTTCCGGCGCCTCGTTCACGAACAGCCCCACCGCCTGTACAAAGGGGGGCAGGAGGGCGATGATCCGGGCCGCCTCTTCCGGGAAGATGTGGCGGGGGGATTCCTTGTAAAAGACAAACCCCAAGGCATCCGCTCCCGCTTCAACAGCGGTCAGGGCATCCTCGGGGCTGGTTATGCCGCAGATTTTTACACGTATCATGGCGTAATCACCCGTGTGAAAGATTAACCCCGGTCTCCCTCCGGCACGGGGAAAGACCGGGGCTGCAGGTTGTGCTTACAGAGTAACCTTTGGCAGATGCTTTAACGATTCCTGCACCATCTCCGCCGGATACTCGTAGTCTTCCAGGTTGCCGGCCAGGTAGTTGTCATAGGCGGTCATATCCATGAAGCCGTGGCCGGACAGGTTGAACAGGATGGTCCGCTCCTTGCCCTCTTCCTTGGCCAGCAGTGCCTCATCAATGGCGGCCCTGACGGCGTGGGATGATTCCGGGGCCGGTACAATCCCCTCGTTCTTGGCAAACAGCAGCGCACCTTCAAAACAGGCGGTCTGCATCAGGGAACGGGCCTCGATCAGGCCGGCTGCATAGAGCTGGGAAACCAGCGGTGACTCGCCGTGGTAGCGCAGACCACCGGCATGGATGCCGGGCGGCATGAAGTCGTGCCCCAAGGTGTACATCTTGGCAATCGGTCCCAGCTTGGCGGTGTCGCCATAGTCAAAGTCGTAGACCCCTTTGGTGAGGGTCGGGCAGGAGGCCGGCTCTACCGCCAGGCAGCGTACCTTTTTGCCATTGGCCTTTTCAGACAGGAACGGGAAGGCCAGGCCGGCGAAGTTGGAGCCGCCGCCGCAGCAGGCGATTACCACATCCGGGTAGTCACCCACCATCTTGAACTGCTCAAGGGCCTCCAGGCCGATCACGGTCTGGTGCATGCAGACATGGTTCAGCACGCTGCCCAGGGCATAGTTGGTATCACTGTGGGTAGCGGCATCCTCCACCGCTTCGGAGATGGCCAGGCCCAGACTGCCGTTGGAGTCCGGGTTTTCGGCCAGGGCCGCGCGGCCTGCCTCGGTCATTTCAGAGGGGGAGGGGTGCACCGTGGCGCCCCACAACTGCATCATGGATTTACGGTACGGCTTCTGGAAGTAGGAGACCTTGACCATGTAGACCGTGCACTCAAGCCCGAACAGGGAACAGGCCAGTGACAGGGAGCTGCCCCATTGACCGGCGCCGGTCTCGGTGGCCAGACGCTTGATCCCGGCCTGCTTGTTGTAGAAGGCCTGGGGGATAGCTGAGTTGGGCTTGTGTGAGCCGGCCGGAGAGACCCCTTCGTACTTGTAGTAGATCTTGGCCGGCGTGCCCAGCGCCTTTTCCAGACGGTGAGCCCGGAACATCGGGGATGGCCGCCACATGGTATAGATGTCGCGCACCTGCTCAGGGATATCGATCCAGCGCTGGCTGGACATCTCCTGTTCCAGAATGGCAGGCGGAAAGATGGCCAGCAGCTCTTCCGGGGTGACCGGTGCCCCGGTACGGGGGGAGATAACCGGTGCCAGTGGACCTGGCAGGTCAGGGATGATGTTGTACCACTGTTTGGGGAGTTTATCCTCAGGTAGGATAATTTTTGTTTGCATGGTTTAATAAACCTCCGTGACATCGCCCAAAAACGATAACTTTTTTGTTCTGGGTGTGGCTGTGAAGAAATGGCGCGGAGGCGTACCTTGTAGTACGCCGCACAAGCCATTTTGCATACAGACACGGCCAAAACGGAAAAGGGGCGTTTTTACTCCAAATTGTCCTCAATACGAATCAAGCGACTCTTCTCACTGATAAAGTCAAAGCTGTCGATCTCGGCCAGGGCCGTGCGAATCGCCCCTTCGCGGGCCTCGTGGGTCTTGATCACAATCGGTACGGCCTGCCCGCCGTTGTGACGGGCGGTCTGCACCATCGATTCAATGCTGATGCCGTTTTTGCCCAGCACGCCGGCAATGCCGGCCAGTACGCCGGGCTGGTCCTGGGCGGTGAAGCGCAGCATGAAGCTGGTGATGATCTCTTCCATCGGCTTGAGCGGCAGGGTGGTGATGGTGTTGTCCAGAAAGCCCAACGGCGCGGATCTGCGGTTTTGTACACCGGCAGCAATACTGCGTGAAAGGGCGACAAGGTCTCCCACAATGGCGCTGGCAGTGGGGTTCTGGCCCGCTCCGCGACCGTAGAACAGCACCGGCCCGACAAAGTCACCGGTCAGGTGGATGGCATTGAAGACGCCGTTTACATCGGCCAGAGGGTTGCGCAGCGGGATCATGGTGGGATGTACCCGCACCTCAAGTTGGTTGTCGTCGGTCAGTTTGCCGATCGCCAGCAGCTTGATCCGGTAGCCGAACTGTTCGGCAAAGCGGATGTCAATGCCGGAGATGGCGGTGATTCCCTCGGTGTGGATGGCGTTGAAGTCGATCCTGGTGCCGAAGCAGAGCGAGGCCAGCACCGCCAGTTTGTGGGCCGTGTCAACCCCCTCGATATCAAAGGTGGGGTCCGGCTCGGCATAGCCCAGCTCTTTGGCGCTCTGCAGGACGTCGTTGAAATCGGCGCCTTCCTGGGTCATGCGGGTCAGGATGTAGTTGCAGGTACCGTTCATGATGCCGAAGACCGAGCTGAAGCGGTTGCCGGACAGGTTGCCCTTGATGGCTGACAGGACCGGGATACCGCCCCCCACCGCTGCCTCAAACTGGACCTCAACCCCTTTGCGGGCGGCAGCGGCGTAGATCTCGTCACCATGCAGGGCCAGCAGGGCCTTGTTGGCGGTCACCACATGCTTGCCGGCCTCAATCGCCTTCAGTACAAAGGTCTTGGCCGGCTCATAGCCGCCGATCAGCTCAATCACGATGCTGATCTCGGGATCATTGAAGATGTCATGCACATCGGTGGTCAGCATGGCAGGGTCAACGGAAACTCCGCGATCACTGGTGATATCCAGGTCGGCAATCCGTTTCAGGATGATGCCGTTACCCACCTTCTGTTGTACCGTTTGCGCATTTTCCTGCAGCAGCCGGACCACGCCTGCACCGATATTGCCAAAGCCGATCAGGCCAACCTTGATCTCATTCATTCCGTATCACTCCGCTCCTCGTCCTTGGGGCAGGCCTCCAGTTCATCCAGGATGCCGTTCACAAAGGCGGGAGATTCCTTGTCTCCATATTTCTTGGCGATCTCGATCGCCTCGTTAATGCTGACCTTCTTGGGGATGTCCCGCTTGAACATCAGTTCATAGGCTGCCATCCGCATGATGTTCAGGTCAACCCGTGGCATGCGGGACAAGGCCCAGTTTTTTGAACGGGCCACAATGGCCTGATCAATCGCCTCGCGATGTTCCATCACACCTTGCACCAGGGCCTCGGCAAACTCCCGTGTCCGCTCCCCGGTTTCAACCCCTTCACGGAACCCCCGCAGGGTGTCCCGCAGGCTGCCCTGCAGGGTATCCTGTGCATAGAGCATCTGCAGCGCCAGTTCACGTGCTTCGCGACGAAGTCCCATCTTATTTCATCGCCTTGATCACGTTGACGGTTTCAATGGCGGTAACCGCAGCCTCAAAGCCCTTGTTGCCCGCCTTGGTGCCGGCCCGCTCCACGGCCTGCTCAATGGTGTCGGTGGTCAGCACGCCAAAGGCGATCGGCAGTCCGCTTTCCAGAGAAACCGACGCAACCCCTTTGGACACCTCGGAAGAGACATACTCGAAGTGGGGGGTGGAACCGCGGATGACCGCACCTAGGCAGATCACGGCATCATACTTCCGGGAGGCCGCCATGGTCTTGGCTGCCAGCGGGATCTCAAAGGCGCCGGGGATACGTGCCACGGTGATATCGGTTGTATTGGCGCCGTGACGCACCAGGGCATCAATCGCCCCTTCCAGCAGGCGCTCGCAGATAAAGCTGTTAAAGCGGCTGACCACAATACCAAAGGTCAGGCCTTTTGCGTCAAGATTGCCTTCAATAAACGTGGGCATGGGAGACTCCTTAATGAGTTTTCACGAGTTCATTCATCTGAAAGTTTTTTTCTATAGCATATTTTGTGGCAATGGGGATAGATTTTCATGCAGCTGCCGACGCTTAGCAGGCTGTTGAAAAACTACTACGGAGCCCGTCTACGGCGTTGCGCGGTGCTCGCTCCTTCTCCTAACTATACGTTATGTCTCAGTCGCTGTGCGCCGTGCGCCTTGTAGCCGTGCTTCCTCATAACGTTTTTCAACAGCCTGTTAGAGCAGGGCCAGCAGACGGTTGCGTGTCTCCTCGGCAATCAGGCTCTCCTCAATCGCCTCACGTACCCAGGGCTGGCGGGAACGGATCAGAACCAGCGCCACCCCTTCCGCAACCGCCGGGATGTCAGACCAGAGGGCGTTGCGCAGGGTGTGCAGCTCGTTGGGGTCTGCTGCCGCACCGCCTGCCAGCTCACGGCAGCGTCCGCAGAGCAGGGCCAGGGTATCCGGTGCAGGCTCCCGGTCCGGGGCATGGTCCCAGGGGCGCAGCTCATCCTTGCTGTCACACCATTCACAGCGGAATCCGGCCCGTTTGGCCAGCTCCTTGCCCAGCCGGTTGATCTCAGCCAGGTGTTCCTGATTGGCGTTGTATCCTTTGGCCATGGTTGCAGTTTCCTTTCAACGGCTGGTTTCTGGCCACTTCTGTAGCATAGAAACGGCAAAGGGGCCAGTGACAGATCACTAACCCCTTTGCTGCTGTTGTATGGCAGAATACCGGCCTAGCCGGCAACGACTTCCGCCACGCCAACCACGCTTTCGTCTTCGGCCTCCATGATCCCGAACTCCATCAGCAGCTCTTCCAGTTCCTCCATCTCCAGCGGGGTCGGGATAACCAGCATCTTGTTGTCGCTGATTTTCTGGGCCAGGGTCAGATACTCCTGGGCCTGGGGATGCTCCGGTGAATATTCGATCACGGTCATTCTGCGCAGCTCGGCCCGCTGGACCTGGTTGTCACGGGGCACAAAGTGGATCATCTGGGTGCCCAGCTTGCGAGCCAGGGCCGAGATCAGTTCGAACTCCTTGTCGGTCTTGCGTGCGTTGCAGATCAGCCCGGCCAGGCGTACCTTGCCTGAAGAGGCATATTTGAGGATACCCTTGGAAATGTTGTTGGCTGCGTACATAGCCATCATTTCACCTGAGGTAACGATATAGATCTCTTCAGCCTTGCCCTCGCGGATCGGCATGGCAAATCCGCCGCAGACAACGTCGCCCAGAACGTCGTAGAAGACAAAATCAAGATCATCGGTATAGGCGCCATTCTCTTCCAGGAAGTTGATGGCGGTGATGACACCGCGCCCGGCACAGCCAACGCCCGGCTCAGGGCCGCCCGACTCGACGCACTTGATGCCGCCGTATCCCTCTTTCAGTACGGCATCCAGCTCAAGATCTTCCACCGTACCCAGTTCGCGAACCAGGTCCATGACGGTGTTCTGGGCCTTGGCATGCAGGATCAGGCGGGTTGAATCCGCCTTCGGGTCGCAGCCGACGATCAGGACCTTCTTGCCCATTGATGCCAGTCCTGCCACGGTGTTCTGGGTGGTGGTGGATTTGCCGATGCCGCCTTTGCCGTAGATTGCTACCTGTCTCATAGAGGCCTCCTTTGGTTCACCGCAGTGAACAAGAGCTGTTTGAGGTAGCAGAAGAAGCCGCTGCATGGTGCTGAAGCTGCCCCATGATCCCCTGGCTTTGTGAGCTAAAGGCTCCCTTCGTTGTCTGGTGCTGCGGATTGTCTGGATAAGCCGCGTAGCCTGCATTGCTGCGTAGATGTCTCACTGCACCATCTTACACTATCCATGCCGAACGGTAGGAACTGCGTAGAGTGGTTGAAACAGGGCATCCAGCACCGTGTTGTCAGCAGTGCTGCCTTGCTTTAGCTGGTGACTATGAGTAAATTTAAGACAGCTGCCGGGTAATGTGACAGCAAACAAAGGGCAACCACCGCAACCAGCACTGTTGTAGAAAACAGTTCTAATTTGTGGTCTGCTTATGTATTATTAAAAAATAAGATTGTTGTCTCTGTGTATAATTAGAAAAACAAATACGACGGTGCGGATAAATAACTTTGTTCAGGGGGGACTATGTCATTTTTTCGAAACATCAAGCTGTTGTGGAAATTCTCAATTTTTGGGGTTATCGCCACGACTTTGCTGGTGATCTCCATGGCGGTCTCCTACGTCGGTATGAAAGGGGCTGATGAAAGGGTTGATCTGTTTGTCGATAAATATCAGGCCCTGGCATTGACGGTAAAAGGGCTGTATGCCCAGGGGCTCCAGACTGAACAGGCGATCCGGAATGTTATCCTGAACCCTGCTGATGAAAAGGCCTTCAATAATTACAAAAAGGCCTCGGAAGACTTCAAGGTGCTCCTTGGTGACGGTCTCAAGCTGGCCAAGGGACTGAAGGGGTATGAGGCAAAGCTGCAGAAACTGGCGCCGCTCTGGGATGAGGGGGGGGCTATCAAGGATGAGGTGATCAAGCTCTCCAGGGATGGCAAACAGGCCGAGGCGATCGAGTTGATGGTCAAGCAGGAAACACCCAAATGGCGTGAAATCAAGGATTCGATTCTGGGTACCCAGAAGGAGCTGACGGCTGACATGAAGGCTGAACATAAGGCCTTGACAGCCTTTGGTGACCGCACCTTTTATACCACGGTCACCACGCTGGGGGTGACGATCATCCTTATCAACCTGATGTTGTTGGCCTTGTGGCGGATCATGCAGAAAT includes these proteins:
- a CDS encoding phosphoribosylanthranilate isomerase gives rise to the protein MIRVKICGITSPEDALTAVEAGADALGFVFYKESPRHIFPEEAARIIALLPPFVQAVGLFVNEAPEIVNQVSRNCRLGLVQLHGDETPDYCRKIEQRVMKAFRIRSLTCLDPVADYRMSGCLLDAYSPSFYGGTGKSFNWEIAREAVARSHRIVLAGGLTPDNVAEAIRQVRPYGVDVSSGVESAPGKKDADKVREFIRNAKEVPSHETT
- the nifH gene encoding nitrogenase iron protein; this translates as MRQVAIYGKGGIGKSTTTQNTVAGLASMGKKVLIVGCDPKADSTRLILHAKAQNTVMDLVRELGTVEDLELDAVLKEGYGGIKCVESGGPEPGVGCAGRGVITAINFLEENGAYTDDLDFVFYDVLGDVVCGGFAMPIREGKAEEIYIVTSGEMMAMYAANNISKGILKYASSGKVRLAGLICNARKTDKEFELISALARKLGTQMIHFVPRDNQVQRAELRRMTVIEYSPEHPQAQEYLTLAQKISDNKMLVIPTPLEMEELEELLMEFGIMEAEDESVVGVAEVVAG
- the ribE gene encoding 6,7-dimethyl-8-ribityllumazine synthase; translation: MPTFIEGNLDAKGLTFGIVVSRFNSFICERLLEGAIDALVRHGANTTDITVARIPGAFEIPLAAKTMAASRKYDAVICLGAVIRGSTPHFEYVSSEVSKGVASVSLESGLPIAFGVLTTDTIEQAVERAGTKAGNKGFEAAVTAIETVNVIKAMK
- a CDS encoding TrpB-like pyridoxal phosphate-dependent enzyme, translating into MQTKIILPEDKLPKQWYNIIPDLPGPLAPVISPRTGAPVTPEELLAIFPPAILEQEMSSQRWIDIPEQVRDIYTMWRPSPMFRAHRLEKALGTPAKIYYKYEGVSPAGSHKPNSAIPQAFYNKQAGIKRLATETGAGQWGSSLSLACSLFGLECTVYMVKVSYFQKPYRKSMMQLWGATVHPSPSEMTEAGRAALAENPDSNGSLGLAISEAVEDAATHSDTNYALGSVLNHVCMHQTVIGLEALEQFKMVGDYPDVVIACCGGGSNFAGLAFPFLSEKANGKKVRCLAVEPASCPTLTKGVYDFDYGDTAKLGPIAKMYTLGHDFMPPGIHAGGLRYHGESPLVSQLYAAGLIEARSLMQTACFEGALLFAKNEGIVPAPESSHAVRAAIDEALLAKEEGKERTILFNLSGHGFMDMTAYDNYLAGNLEDYEYPAEMVQESLKHLPKVTL
- a CDS encoding homoserine dehydrogenase, which translates into the protein MNEIKVGLIGFGNIGAGVVRLLQENAQTVQQKVGNGIILKRIADLDITSDRGVSVDPAMLTTDVHDIFNDPEISIVIELIGGYEPAKTFVLKAIEAGKHVVTANKALLALHGDEIYAAAARKGVEVQFEAAVGGGIPVLSAIKGNLSGNRFSSVFGIMNGTCNYILTRMTQEGADFNDVLQSAKELGYAEPDPTFDIEGVDTAHKLAVLASLCFGTRIDFNAIHTEGITAISGIDIRFAEQFGYRIKLLAIGKLTDDNQLEVRVHPTMIPLRNPLADVNGVFNAIHLTGDFVGPVLFYGRGAGQNPTASAIVGDLVALSRSIAAGVQNRRSAPLGFLDNTITTLPLKPMEEIITSFMLRFTAQDQPGVLAGIAGVLGKNGISIESMVQTARHNGGQAVPIVIKTHEAREGAIRTALAEIDSFDFISEKSRLIRIEDNLE
- the nusB gene encoding transcription antitermination factor NusB, coding for MGLRREARELALQMLYAQDTLQGSLRDTLRGFREGVETGERTREFAEALVQGVMEHREAIDQAIVARSKNWALSRMPRVDLNIMRMAAYELMFKRDIPKKVSINEAIEIAKKYGDKESPAFVNGILDELEACPKDEERSDTE